In Scleropages formosus chromosome 20, fSclFor1.1, whole genome shotgun sequence, a single window of DNA contains:
- the LOC108940190 gene encoding uncharacterized protein LOC108940190 isoform X1: MERVAEMPNNGVLSLPHRLSLSPPTGFSIAGLSSTPRKRQVRFSARHDILLLREVIAQNPFASKEPGRIWAKVGEIITAALQDESFEVDARRCRERTSLLLDYYKKQDFASLRRFGTERLYAQKEDLLHEVLELEAEKGLQGSGESKYQDEELRKRAIEELSLAEPDKPSVIANQTVPPAVAPTPDPEEQEELVDLAAPTAKRPCQCCCQTYSEILSFLEKRSEAEQRLREEEMALRREELEIQRSKIALERERLGAERKERERRFELESQERQVILDLLKEKVLKS; this comes from the exons ATGGAACGTGTAGCGGAGATGCCCAACAACGGCG TTCTGAGTCTCCCCCATCGTCTGTCCCTTTCTCCGCCCACAGGTTTCTCTATTGCTGGCCTTTCCTCCACGCCACGCAAGAGACAGGTGCGCTTCTCGGCCCGCCATGATATCCTGCTGCTACGGGAGGTCATTGCCCAGAACCCCTTTGCCTCCAAGGAACCAGGCCGAATTTGGGCCAAGGTGGGCGAAATAATCACGGCGGCCCTGCAGGATGAGAGCTTTGAGGTGGACGCCAGGCGCTGCCGTGAGAGGACCTCCCTGCTGCTGGATTATTATAAAAAGCAGGACTTTGCCAGCCTCCGCAG GTTTGGAACTGAAAGGCTGTACGCTCAGAAGGAAGACCTTCTACATGAAGTTCTGGAGTTGGAGGCGGAGAAGGGCCTTCAAGGGAGTGGTGAGAGCAAGTACCAAGATGAAGAACTTCGGAAGAGAGCAATTGAGGAGCTCTCACTAGCAGAACCGGACAAGCCCAGTGTGATCGCCAACCAGACAGTCCCTCCTGCAG TGGCCCCCACTCCAGACCCAGAGGAACAGGAAGAACTGGTGGACCTGGCGGCTCCCACAGCCAAGCGACCATGCCAGTGCTGCTGCCAGACCTACTCTGAAATCCTAAGCTTCCTGGAAAAGCGCTCAGAGGCAGAGCAGCGCTTGCGGGAAGAGGAAATGGCCTTGCGGCGTGAGGAGCTTGAGATCCAGAGGAGCAAGATTGCCCTGGAGAGGGAGAGACTGGGTGCAGAGAGGAAAGAGCGGGAACGGCGCTTTGAGTTGGAGAGCCAAGAGAGGCAGGTCATCCTTGACTTGCTCAAAGAGAAGGTTCTCAAAAGCTGA
- the LOC108940190 gene encoding scaffold attachment factor B1 isoform X2 has protein sequence MERVAEMPNNGGFSIAGLSSTPRKRQVRFSARHDILLLREVIAQNPFASKEPGRIWAKVGEIITAALQDESFEVDARRCRERTSLLLDYYKKQDFASLRRFGTERLYAQKEDLLHEVLELEAEKGLQGSGESKYQDEELRKRAIEELSLAEPDKPSVIANQTVPPAVAPTPDPEEQEELVDLAAPTAKRPCQCCCQTYSEILSFLEKRSEAEQRLREEEMALRREELEIQRSKIALERERLGAERKERERRFELESQERQVILDLLKEKVLKS, from the exons ATGGAACGTGTAGCGGAGATGCCCAACAACGGCG GTTTCTCTATTGCTGGCCTTTCCTCCACGCCACGCAAGAGACAGGTGCGCTTCTCGGCCCGCCATGATATCCTGCTGCTACGGGAGGTCATTGCCCAGAACCCCTTTGCCTCCAAGGAACCAGGCCGAATTTGGGCCAAGGTGGGCGAAATAATCACGGCGGCCCTGCAGGATGAGAGCTTTGAGGTGGACGCCAGGCGCTGCCGTGAGAGGACCTCCCTGCTGCTGGATTATTATAAAAAGCAGGACTTTGCCAGCCTCCGCAG GTTTGGAACTGAAAGGCTGTACGCTCAGAAGGAAGACCTTCTACATGAAGTTCTGGAGTTGGAGGCGGAGAAGGGCCTTCAAGGGAGTGGTGAGAGCAAGTACCAAGATGAAGAACTTCGGAAGAGAGCAATTGAGGAGCTCTCACTAGCAGAACCGGACAAGCCCAGTGTGATCGCCAACCAGACAGTCCCTCCTGCAG TGGCCCCCACTCCAGACCCAGAGGAACAGGAAGAACTGGTGGACCTGGCGGCTCCCACAGCCAAGCGACCATGCCAGTGCTGCTGCCAGACCTACTCTGAAATCCTAAGCTTCCTGGAAAAGCGCTCAGAGGCAGAGCAGCGCTTGCGGGAAGAGGAAATGGCCTTGCGGCGTGAGGAGCTTGAGATCCAGAGGAGCAAGATTGCCCTGGAGAGGGAGAGACTGGGTGCAGAGAGGAAAGAGCGGGAACGGCGCTTTGAGTTGGAGAGCCAAGAGAGGCAGGTCATCCTTGACTTGCTCAAAGAGAAGGTTCTCAAAAGCTGA